Part of the Chanos chanos chromosome 5, fChaCha1.1, whole genome shotgun sequence genome, ACTATCACTTTTTTAATGCTTTccagaaatgactgaaaattaGTCAAAGAAGTTAAGGAAAACATTATAATGAAGTTTTAAGACtattagaaatgaatgaaaatatcagTGAAATCTCATTGGGGATTTATGAGTTTGGCGCCCTTTATCAAACGTTATTTTAATGTGCActaaaaaatctgtttttatcatgCAATTTAAGAACAAACATGAAGGTTAGAAAATAACAAGTGTAATATTAGACCCCCCCTGTTCgtgctttctttcatttaaaaagtagGATAACAATAAtcagatgtaattttttttcttgtcacacCTTAAACAGAATTCTTTTGAAGTCAACCCTCTCTGCATTCCTGATATTTGCCATGCTCTCCAACAGAACACTACACTAATTGACTTCATCACaaagtgaacacacagacagcagagaatATCTCTTTGCTGTTAAAAGCAGCAAAATTAAGGAATTAACGATACACACATGTAATATAATATGCCGATTAACAGACTGGTTTAGAAAGACTGATTTCCACCTTTATAAACTATGATCAAATGCTGGCACTCTGCCAAAGAGCTGAAACGCCTGATCAAAAGTGAAGGTCAGTATTATCACCACCGTGTCCAGTATAAATGAATATTAACCCACATTTTCCAAAATAATAAACTATCGGTGATTAAATTATCAGTAAtgttaattaaatgaaatctaGCAAGACTGTCTCGCCAATGTACATAAAAGAAACACTCAGGTTTAACTGTAGAtaataaaacattcagatgaGAATAAAAAACGGGTCATCAGTTTGAACTGAAGATAAGTGACGGTACTAATTAGCACATACTTCGATGACATTTTCAATCTACCAAAACAATGATCACGTTCGTCGGCTCAACAGAGGCAACCCAAATAGCCGTGTCTGATTTGATCGTAAATGCGCCCTCTCCAACGACACGTCGTTGGGTGAGTGGCAAGTCCAACCAACTGATTTGTTGACGATGTCCTACACTATGTCACGGTATTCCACGCCCCACTCCCTGTCTAAACCAATAGAAACTCAGAAAATAATGTCTTTTTGATATAAAAGCTACAGTCCATCCACAGATTTGACAATTCTTTTCTGGGTGAAACACAGTTTTAATCGCTTTTCTTGTAAAGAGAATTACTGTAATACAgctgcttacagtgtactatgGGAAAAGAAAATATCTGGCTGCTGATCGTTGGGATTTATTTTATCAAGACCTGCGCTCCTCTCTCAAATACCACTGAATCACCCCTTTCCAGTAAGTATTAGCCTACTATTTcaatgtatgtttttaattttgaaaatgtcCCTAATGAAAACGTAAGTCAGCTGtaataaagaaatgaacagattcaTGCTTCAAAGACGGAATAGACACGATTTTCAAGAATAACATGAAATAGTAATATGTTTACAAACGTTTCGTGTTGTTCGTGTTTTtgcatcattcattttatttatttatttttttttttacgtattTACTCAAAGCCTTTCAGTGACATTATTGTAAATAAACACTTCAAGTCTTAAGAGATTCGTGAACATAATTTTTCCATGTCATAGTCTTAATGTTTTGATTACACagtaatttttgttttgtttgctccTCTGGCTTTTTATGAGTATATTCTGTCAGATATGTTCTAAAAAGTACAATATAAGCAGCACTGCTGATAAATCTGTGCCATTTCTCCTTCCATAAAAAGCAtctttatatgtaaatattactCCAGTAATATTTACATATGCATTCAAGGCCAGCACATTTTACAATGGGATATCTTTTCACAGGATGTTTGATACTGTTAAATTTACACTGGGATATGTGTCTTCACATACCGATGAAAAGCCACATTTGTCAACTGTGACAAATCGTTCCCCAAGAGAAAAGTTAAACTGATATGTGATGCAGCTGTTTAAAGGGGTGTTAGATAGACTCTTGGGTCAGAGTTATTGTGTGTTCATAAGAGAGAAGATAGTGGGacctgagagacacactgaTCTGAGGCCAGATGACAATGTCAAAATGGTACTGTAGAGGTCAAGGTCATGGTGGTATAggagacattttatttttgtctttgcctCTGTAGAAAACAGCACTGAGACTGTAGTAGACTACAGTGATGTAGAGTCCAAATTCTCAGTACGCACTGCAGAGGAGCCAGACGAAGACGTGTGCTACCTCATACCTGGGAAGCCTGAGACTATTGCACAATGTAACTTCAATACTGAGGGCCAGACCTTCTTGATAATACACGGATGGTCGGTAAGTTTtgagagactgtgagtgtgacttTGAGAAATAAAATCCCTGACATACAGTAACGCGACGTAATGCTTTCAATTCATATTTTACGCTCGGTGATCAGAAGTTTATAGTTTGTGACGGCATAGAAAGTCACTGAGGGTTAAAGACAGTTTAGCTTTTGaaaaacgtttttgttttcgtGAGATTTGACCACCTCTAACACAGAAGCTGTTTACATTCAGGTGAGCTCACTCAGACTCTTGTTTACTGGTAGGTGGCTGGACTTTTTGAGAGCTGGATCTATAAGCTCGTCTCAGCATTGTTTGAGCGAGAACCGACCGCAAATGTCATTGTGGTGGATTGGCTGCATAGGGCAAGCCAACACTATCCCACCTCAGCTGAAAACACCAAACTGGTGGGGCAAGATGTGGCAAAGTTTGTCAACTGGTTAGAGGTAAGTAACACACATGATGAAATGCACGAAAGACATTATAGATGTTCCTTTCGGTCCCAATATAAGTTTAAGCATGTATGTAATCCTCTTTTACGATTGTTGTACCAAACataatttttgttttccctgaagGGCTTAGAATACCCTCTGGATAAGATCCATGTTCTGGGCTACAGTCTGGGAGCACATGTGGCAGGGATTGCAGGAAACTTAACTAACAGCAAAGTTAACCGAATCACAGGTCAGCCGCTTTTAATAGTGGGTATCTGAAAGGGATCTGCCTTACAGTGCAAAAATTCACACTCAGCTACATTACCCATGCTCTGGTTGAGAGCAGAGTGCTCTAttttttactgtgttattgtgtgttccATTTTCACCCATAGGTTTGGACCCAGCTGGCCCAAGCTTTGAGAATGCAGATTCTCTCAGACGCCTGTCTCCTGATGATGCTAAATTTGTGGATGTCCTGCACACCAACACCAGAGGCACTCCAGACCTGAGCATTGGCATTCAGCGTCCTGTGGGCCACGTGGACATATATCCCAATGGTGGTACTTTTCAACCTGGCTGCAGCCTGCAAAACACAATGAGGATGATTGCCACCTATGGCTTCTACAGTACGTAATCATACATCAGTGAAGATCGTTTGTATACATTCAGAACGCAGTTATACAGACGCAGTTATATATATAGAGTCAATGAAATATCCCGTTTGATGGAAGATTTTCTCTACGCCACTTGCTGCACTAGATGTACTATGCAAAAAAGTCCATTTATCTGAATGCAGACAGTATGGGAATGGCCGTCATTAACTGTCTTCAGCTCATTGAGGGTCTCCTTGCCTTATATCCGATATAAGCCTTATTCTGCTCTCTTCCCATCACACTACAGACATGGACCAGCTTGTGAAGTGTTCCCATGAGCGTGCAGTGCACTTGTTCATTGACTCGCTCGTGAACCAAGCTCAGCAGAGCTGGGCTTACCGCTGTGGCTCTAAAGACTCTTTCAACAAGGGCCTGTGTCTCAGCTGCCGCAAGAACCGCTGCAACAAGCTGGGCTACAGCGTTAACAAGATCCGTACAACCAGGAGCACCAAGATGTACCTCAAAACCAGAGCGATGATGCCATACAAAGGTGATCATGAGAAGCTTTTTGGAACAgtttgttcaaatattttacGAAAGATTGATTTTACTCTTTTATAACACTTTCTTGTATAACCTCTTCAAACCACGTGGATCAGCAAAGCATGAATATATCTCCCCCGCATCTTGACTTTCTGAGCTGGCAGCTGTTCTTTGAAAACTGAAGGTCCTGTTTTTCTCAACAGTTTTCCATTATCAGATTAAGGTCCACATCTTCAACCAAAAAAATGTAAGCCTGGTAGAGCAGCCGCTGAAAGTGTCCCTCTATGGAACCCATGGAGAAAGGGAAGAAATCACTGTCACTATGTAAGTTCTTAAAGCATGTTCTCCTTTTACAATGTAAAATGTTACTACCAAATGGCAGGTCCAGTTGgaacacacattcaaatgatgAAACTGTTATTTCTAATGGATTTGTACTCTGTTTTGGTTTCATAAAAATGTGACGAAGCATGGTTTAATGGTGTAGCTCACTGTAACTCATATCATTACctgtccacaaaaaaaaaaatcctcctatttctctttcttgcttcaGTACTCCTGTGTCAGAGGCCACTTATACTTGATCACCAATAGTATGGAAGTTGTAATGTTGAATATAGGCCTTGTAGATTTAGTTGGCATGTTTAGCTGTCATGTTAAATTTGTACATTTAAATGATATTTCATCAgttattattgtcattgttttcttctctctttggcTTCCTCAAGGCCCGGTATGATTACCAACACCACCATCTCTTTCCTGGTGACCTCAGATGTGGACGTAGGAGAGATTCTGATGATCAAGATGCAATGGGAGAAAGACTCCTACTTCTCTGGCTTCTTTGGTGCCAACGAATTCATGATACGTAGACTGCGAGTCAAATCTGGTGAAACACAAGCAAAGTGAGTGAAGCTATTAATTTTGAGTAGTCTAGTAATAAGTTTGCAAAAATAGTGAAAGTGGAGACAGTAGCATGTTGTCATAGGTCCCCTGAATGTCTTTATTTCATCAATCTCACAACCTTCTACAATCTGAAGCATTTATGTATTCCTTGCCCCAGAAATATATCAGTTAGGTTGCTGTGAGTGATGAGAATTACATTACCTTTAGTGACTCAACGAGCATCTCAGTGAGCATCTTTATGATACTTTTCACTTTTAGGGCTATTTTCCAAACCAAGGAAGGTGAATTTGGATACCTCAAACAGGGTGGGGACACTCTTGTCTTTGTGAAGTCCAAAGAAAATCCAGTGAGCAGAAGGGAagagaggtgagacagaaagCATTGTTATTGCTGAGGGATTCTCTAAATATGTTCACTATTTTCAAAAGTATGAAATGAATCAGCAAGGAGAGGATTTGAGAGCAGGGCATTTGTGCAGTAAAATACAGTATCTCTTTCCAACTTTTAGATTGGGATATCAATACTCTCTGAATTGCTTTGTTAGAAGTGCACGACTGTTTATTCGCAAAGCCATATGAACATAGTTAGACCTTAGCCAGCGTTCTGGTTTGTTTTAGATTCATTTAGCTGTTCTGTCCTTGGAGGCAGTAGAAAGTACACAATATTTACTCCACGTTTAACAATCATATGTGTgattaacatgtgtgtgtgatgttatgtttcatttttgcaGGTTACACAGATTGAAAATGCATGGGAGTTTTTTCAAACAAGGTATGAATGAagcagaaaaggaaatgaaggagAACTCTTGAGTATATGCCTTAACGCTTGGCATGAGTGAATTGCTGTGAAATTTGTAGATTTTGCACAAAGATCAAAATCTTATAGTATCCAGAAATGTTAGTAGAAAGTGTCAGATACACATAGAGTAAAGGCCATCAAATGCTGAGATCAACCTATCGTGTGCCCAGTATGACTTTGATAGTAGGACAGCACCAGCTCCATGATCAGTTTAAGTGACTTTTCTTGCATGGTTTGAGGGaattatattaaaaatgataaatcaAAAAGTAGAAAGTATTTAGTGCTTACTACAAATACAATtgtttaaagtaaataaatttaaCATTATTTGCTTAGCAATATGATAATACTGCTTAAGAAGCATGAATGAACATATTAAGCCTTGAAAACTGCTGTGGTCTGATGGTTTAGACTGTCTATCAGTGGCACTTAAAATGTCAGTTATGATTATTTCTGGAACTATTATGCTGAGTCATAGCTATCTTACCGGTGGAATTCGACATTCCAATCAGGAATTCAAAATAACTGATTTAGTCCTTGCAAGTATGGTGAAATAAtacaatgtgttttgaaaaatgtatttgattattttttgagtttatgcttttatgaaatgttgtaatatgtttttgttgtaaaCCTATTCACTGTTTTACATGTATAATTTCAATGAGCATatataaaaactgaaatgattatttacattttagcaTGTTTAACTTTGATCTCCCTGCTTGAGCTGAGGAGACCAAAGCTgacaaaatgatgatgatgatgatgatgatgattattattattattattgttttcatttgatgtGTGAAGTGTGGCACAGGTCACTTTAAGGGTGTTGAAGAAATTTAGTCATCATGAATTAAGTAAACACCCCTAGAGACCTCATTCTGATCGCTGAATATAATTTGTTATACATTAGCTAGCAAAAAATGTGGATTTAAATGTATAATATCttcaaaaaaatgaatcaaagcCTTCACAGTACACCTAAAAGGCTAGTTTCATGACCAATGACTTTGAAAAAGCTTCTGATGAGTATTTATTGAATAAATGCAGGTATCTTCTATTTTTGAACTGTATATATATCCTGATCATGGTGACTTAACAGTTTGACTTATTGTATCTGTAAATGTATCTTGCAATAAAACCACATGGCTTTAAGAGGATGTGCACTTGTGCAATATCTCAGTATTTCTAATATCTGAAAATGTCGTATTGCTTGGCCTGTGTGTTGTCTTTAGTCAGACAAGTCAGCTGTTTACATTTGGAGTTCTACTGGACTTACCAGTTTAGTTGTCTCATTGCTGCTAATAGAAATACACTAGATTGGCCTGGTGCAGCATATACAGAGATAACAATAAAGCAGTAACATCATAACAACAGTACTGATTGCATATTCAATCTATATAAACACAATCTTTGTGTAGCTCTTCAATTACTTTTTTCAGCAACAATATACTGAAGTAGATCACGCTGTGTAAGAGTGTGCACATTCAGTGACACGTGGTGTTGTTCTGGGCCATTGTATACTCAAACAGTGTCTACTTCAGGGAGCTCATCCTGAAAAGGGTCATTtgggagaaaagaaaatcttttcCCAAACTGACACTGGTTCGGGAATTAGACCAGTCAAACAGTGCACAGATAACGCTGACGGACTGTGGTATCCATCCATGCCACATTTTGGACGCATCTAACTGAaaatctatgtgtgtgtgtagtgtagaaAGAATCTGGTATCACTACATAAAATGAGATATTCACATCATGATCTCATTTTATGTATCTGGATCATTTACACTTCTGGAGATCTCTCATGCATTATCAGCATTCAAGGTGAAGGATAAAGATGAAACGAAAATGAAGACAAATACAGTggcatttctgttaaaaaaaaaaaaaggattattaATGGTCTATCGTCTTCCTGCACAATTGACCCACAATCTCATCTTTGTTGGGTCAATGTGAATGgttttttgaatgatttttaaaCTGGAAATTCTCAAGGAGTAATAGATGATGAAGTAGAATGCCTGGCAGATAGACAATCAAGCCAATGAATCTTTTTCATGATGAATGGAGCTGTGTTCATCAGAGTTGTACTTGCGTACAGTTATAAATCAAGAGTTTCACAGCTATCAACATCAAAGCCTGtgtcaaatgaaacaaacagaatttgCAGTGATCCTTTTTAAAGGTTGATCATGtccagagagatggaaaagctATGCATGTTATGTTTGTTCGAACAAGGAAAGCCATAACTTTACCTTTACATAGGTGAGTGGAGAAATATACATATAACCTtgcaacaacacacacagtcctacgGGGGCAAAACAGAAAGTggaacgaaacaaaacaaactttccATTGTGTACTCATGTTGCAAGGGAagtaatgagtgagagaggagtttaggagtgtgtgtgtgcacatgaatgTTTATTGTTAGAGTATACGGTATGTGTGATGGCTGTCACGCGGAGCAAGCTGGTTAGGCGTCCTCAGACACCCGACTATGCAAACACGCTGATGTGGGCTAAAGGACACAGACGTTCTTACAGCCTTGCCCATAAATCCACATTAGACTCCCATGTGTTCTTCACGGTGTGTGCATAATACACTGGGGATAGCTCGGAAAATGGCCACGTCACACAGTATATGTAAAGAACTCCGTGTGGTTCAAATAAACCCGAAGCAGAACCAATGTGATTTGCCGTGACAGGAAATGTCTCTTTTTGAAATGGGAGAATATCTTGTTCTTGTTGATTCTGATGTTGCAGAAGTGCTctgaaaatgagtgtgtgtgcatgtgtgtgtgtgtgtgtgtgtgtgagcgcgtgtgtgtgcgcttgtgtgtgcttgtgtgtgtgtgtatgtaaacagGTGTCTGGGGGGTGGAGCTAATGTACTTTTGAAGGTTGGTGGAACACGATGACAAAATCTTGACACATGTGGAACAGATCTGCACATGGCAGACTTTACTCACAGCAGCTGTTCAGTGTCTTGGTCAATGCCCCTTACAAACTGGAAAGATATAAAGCATGTGCAGATCAACATGATTCATGACAAGATATAAATTAGATTTCTtattctgatttttaaaaagggaagAATTTGCTGATGAGAGATGCATTTAAATGGATACGTTTTAGTGAGGTTGACGATAACAAATAATTGCTATGTATTTTATACATGGTCTGTGTAAACTTCTGTCATGGTGACAGGTAAGGTTCCTATGCTCTCTGGCTCTGTATTACTACATGCTGTTGGTATTTTAGGCCATTCAGAGGTTTATTACAGTACAGGCATGGGTTTGTTTATGTATGCTGGTACGGCATCTGCTGGTGCATGACCTATTTCATTAAGGCTGTAACACCCTTCTCTGTTCCTGTAGAGAAGAAGCAGTGACCTGAGCAGTAAACACTAGCACggtttaaaaacataaaacaacactgGTTCTGACCACACCGAGGACTCCACCTGCGCTCTGCATTGTGTTTCATACCCCAGTCATATCTTACATCTAGAGTGGTAGTGATAACTCTGAAGAAGTCATTGCACAGGAATGCAGTTTAGGTTGCATTTTAACTACATTAAGAAAACACAGTTTTGGCATCTGCTATATTTTTACAGAAGGTTACTGGTGACTGGTTGGGCCTCTCGGTTTCCACCATCATATATAGGTATGCATACAAATCAGTGGTGATGtctctcattcaaaatatgtttttttttttccttttcatatcccttgtcctttttttgtcctctcccCTCAGAGTCCTAGTGTTGCTCAAAGAGCATGCAGTGGGTGGGTAGGAGAATGTGCTACTGAACTTGTATGTTAGGCCTCCAGTCTTACTTCCCTATACACAACCAATCAGTGACACCTGAGACAATGAAGAATGCAGATATGAACTTTGTACAGAGTAACCAGGAGCAGAACCTTAAGTCTCTCTGAGGTAGTTTCAGTAAGCTCCTGTGGTACACCAGGGTATATCCACACCACGTGTGTTAACACCATCTAGTGAGACACAATTCAagataaattacattaaaaaaaacatattacaaaataccaaaaaacaaccaaacaaaaacacgacgGTGAAAAATGCTGGAATTTGCCGAATAGTAATTCTAATAACTACCATAAATTCAGTCAATGCAGTTTCTGTTGATATGTACAGAATATGACATGCCATTTGAAAATGATAGCTAAGAGAAAACCTCCAGTGATAACAGAGAGTGGTCTCTTGGATCTACTTATGATGTAACTGTCTCAGTTCTCGTCCACACAGCAAAGAGGGAAAGTATTTCTCTCGCTGACCCCAGTGGCATGGCGACTGTTTACACAATGCCTTCCCTTGGTCAGCTTTGGCTCTCTCAGTAGTGTGGTTCTTCTCCTGTTAGCTCTGCTTTCAGTCAGGCACTGATGACAGCCACCCTCTGTTTCTAATACATGGACATCTCAGAGGTATGACCATTACACTTCATGCAACAGACAAAGCACCTTATCATTCACCATAATTCAGTTAATTTTTGATGTTATTGATTTTCCTAATCCGAGAAAAATGTATAATAGATTGTTTCAGAATGTATTTATTACATATAGATATGTTTAGGAGTATTTTAGCTCTATTTCTATTCTTAATTCCAAAGAAGATATGGTGTTTTGAAAAATCAGCCTTTGCATACCTCTGAGGAGAATAAAACAAATACCATTAAAAACTTACAGGTGGTGGAAACTAATAAGCTTGAAACAGTAATTATAATGTACTTGTGACCTAAATTTCTGATGTGCAAGTATCTTTTATCGTGCACTTCAATGGTGTAgaccaggggtctcaaactctggtcctggagggccggggtcctgctgatttttgttttcacctcttagttacctgttgattttcaccttgaaaacaggtgtggacactcttcagccaatcagagattctatttagttgatctacaagaaaaacagcaggaccccggccctccaggaccggagtttgacacccctggtgTAGACATTCCTGATCAGCAACATCATCATCAGTCTATCAAGCgaacaataaaagaaacagtTAAACGAAATGCTGTTTGCAACCAGGGTTGTCTGTAACCCAGTGGCGCTATGAGGATGAATGCTTGTCTGAGGGGCAGCACTACAGTCACGCCACCGCCTGGAATCATGACAAGAGGTCAAAGCAAAGCAGAGAAGCTATGCTTGGATAAGCAGCAGGACtagagagcaagacagaaaaaaacgaGAATGACAGAgcaagaaagagtgtgtgtgtgtgtgtgtgtgagagagagagagagagagagagagagagagtgagagagcaaatGAAGTCTCCCATGCTACCGGAGTGAAAGATGTGTCACTTTTGTGTCCATATAAATACGCACCACAACAATGCCATGTGTCACTGCCCATTATCCTCAATTTATGTTTCTGGGTGATGTGATTAACATAAGTGCATTTCTTAGGCATCCAGTCAAGGCAGATGAGTAAAAATGAACACAGCACCACCTCATTAAACCAACATTACACAGTGAGACGTGTTCTTGTAAAACAGACTTCCAAGATCCTAGGGAGAGTGTTGTAGATGCCCCTCAGTCAAAACATGTTCTGGGGCAATCAGTGTACTGTAAGGCAAACAGCCAGcagaaatgttaaaatcatAATGATGCTATAATGTGAATGTATTTCAAAATGATTCCATAAAGCAACAAGAAAAGTCATACAGGGCATCCAGACCAAACTCAGGATCTTCCTAACTGCCTTTCTGCAGCAGATGTCCGTGTTGACTGGCATATATGGGAGATTAGCCAGGCGAAAACCTTTGCATTATGAACTATAAGAAAACAGATTCACTGTTTCAACATTAACACTTACTCAACTAAATTATGCAGGCTACATAGAGAATATGACGAGTTAACTATCAACTACCAGCTATTTTCAGGTAAGAGGACTCTGTGTGCAGATCATCTCAAAGTTTTGATGAGACGCACAGAAGCTCATGACACGGAGCGAGTTCATTCACAAAGCCTGGAACATATGAAACTATTCCACAAAAGAAAGATTCATTGTGAGGCATGTGTATAGTGTCAGAGGTTGTACAGCATGTCATCTGCTTCTCATTCATTCTTGTGCCCCATCATCTTTTCTCCAGCTGCTTGGGGGATTGGCAACTTCGTTTCCAAAGCTGTAGATGTTGCTCTCAAATTTGGCCAGTTTCTTTAATGAAGTCCTCACTGGCCGTTACGTTTCTTACCATTACGTCCCTGCTTAGATCCAGCAATTACTAATAACAATCGCTTAATAATTGTTATTGAATATTAATACACATGCATATTGAATTTTACTATATTGAATTTTACATCgaatcaaatataaatataatttttctAATCAAGTAAAATTTCATGGACTCCTCGAGATCCACAGCGGGCAATGGTACAAAACTGTGGTCACCATTACACCTCTGAATAGAAGAACTGCAAAGAACAACTCCATGGTGGCGGGGCTTAACTCTCTTTAAGTTAGTTTCAGTGTCTTTCTTTTGAGATGATATGAGCGGGCGCTTTGCCAGGCTTTCACATACCGTTCTGTGTTTACGTGAAGCCGGGGAGAATGTAACTGAACATTTATAAATGGCCCTTTAGCTACAACATGTTTGACCTCTGTGGCATTTCATGGGCTGTTTGCTTTGTGTACTTTCAGGTGTATACCAGGTAGGTTTGAAATGCATGGCCCAGCTTACACATTTATGTATATGGTGTCACTAATTAAGCAAATAATGAAAACTGCCTAAAAACTTTCCTTAAAATGAAACCATGTATAAAGGATGTTTAACACAATCATCTATGTAGTAGCAGTTTTAATAAAGAGATCAGAGTTTCACATTGGTAAAATATCGCCATTAAGGGTATAACCATAAGGATAGTTTTACCCAACTATGAACTGgaattcctttttcttttctgtctggtCTTTGGCTTAGTTTGCTGATTCTCAAGGCAAATGAGTACCAGGGGACTGAGTGACACCAAAACCAAACAtcttgaaaatataaaaaataaatcacaaaaatCCTTTCTGTACATTCACAGTGATTGCTTTGTAATATGTTTGAAGAATATGTACATTTTCTGATGGACAATCACATTTTTGAGGATAAACAAAGTTACAATAAATAATCTAAATGAATTCCCATAGGATGGCCTGGGGTCCAGAAAAAGCCCTAGGAATGTAGTTTAGCAGTCAGACTGATAAGTGCTCAGTGTCACGCCTCTGTTTCCACCTCCCCGTCTTCTGGCCAATCAATGCTCTGTTCTTTAATCAGTGTTATCAGCCCATTATTTGATCATCACATACATCTATTCCTTCATTATCTCGTTAAGTCCCCTGTTTAAAGACCTCTGGCTTTCCATCGGTCAATTGCAAAGTCTCTTACGTTTGTGAGTCTATTGAACAGTCTATCTAACCCTCCCTGATCCTGTTTACCACCTTATTTCCGAGTAAGCAaaccttttctctgtttgctccCTGGTTAGGCTCCCTGTGCCTTGTTAGGCTCTCAGTTTCTGTGCATTGACCTTGGCCTGTTTCCTGAGTTCTGATTTTGTCAGGCCATTCCTGACCTGTTTCTTCTGTATTGTCTGTAATTGTGTCCGGTGACTTTCTGTTTTCATGACACTAAGAACGAATTTGTCTTCGAATCCAGGAAATTTCAGAGGACAAATACTTTATTTATATGTCAGGGAACGAAAAAGACCCTTCCCATGCAGTAAA contains:
- the LOC115812194 gene encoding lipoprotein lipase, which translates into the protein MGKENIWLLIVGIYFIKTCAPLSNTTESPLSKNSTETVVDYSDVESKFSVRTAEEPDEDVCYLIPGKPETIAQCNFNTEGQTFLIIHGWSVAGLFESWIYKLVSALFEREPTANVIVVDWLHRASQHYPTSAENTKLVGQDVAKFVNWLEGLEYPLDKIHVLGYSLGAHVAGIAGNLTNSKVNRITGLDPAGPSFENADSLRRLSPDDAKFVDVLHTNTRGTPDLSIGIQRPVGHVDIYPNGGTFQPGCSLQNTMRMIATYGFYNMDQLVKCSHERAVHLFIDSLVNQAQQSWAYRCGSKDSFNKGLCLSCRKNRCNKLGYSVNKIRTTRSTKMYLKTRAMMPYKVFHYQIKVHIFNQKNVSLVEQPLKVSLYGTHGEREEITVTMPGMITNTTISFLVTSDVDVGEILMIKMQWEKDSYFSGFFGANEFMIRRLRVKSGETQAKAIFQTKEGEFGYLKQGGDTLVFVKSKENPVSRREERLHRLKMHGSFFKQGMNEAEKEMKENS